In Candidatus Omnitrophota bacterium, a genomic segment contains:
- a CDS encoding bifunctional nuclease family protein has translation MVEMELNKIVIDEKRHDQLIVLKEKAGNRILPIVIGLHEASAIKLKISGFVPPRPLTHDLLHTMIENLEANIEKVIIDKLEENTFHAKLVIKTRSGETKVIDARPSDSIALAVRAHAPIFVEDDIIKQSEVFNKKPIE, from the coding sequence ATGGTTGAGATGGAGTTAAACAAAATCGTGATTGATGAGAAGAGGCATGACCAGCTCATCGTTTTAAAGGAGAAGGCAGGAAACAGGATTCTGCCTATCGTTATCGGGCTGCATGAGGCCTCGGCGATAAAATTGAAGATCAGTGGTTTTGTGCCGCCACGCCCCTTAACCCACGACTTGCTGCATACTATGATTGAAAACCTGGAAGCGAATATTGAAAAGGTTATTATCGATAAACTGGAAGAAAATACCTTTCATGCTAAACTCGTAATCAAGACGCGTTCCGGAGAAACTAAGGTCATTGATGCCCGGCCTTCAGACAGCATTGCCTTGGCAGTCAGGGCGCACGCGCCGATATTCGTCGAGGACGATATCATTAAACAGTCAGAGGTCTTTAACAAAAAACCGATAGAATAA
- the nrdR gene encoding transcriptional regulator NrdR, with the protein MKCPYCGYKEDKVVDSRSTAEESAVRRRRECLKCGKRFTTYEYIEEVSLLVIKKDGRREPFDRKKLLSGVAKACEKRPISTEKMEEIVTLVERALQKKSDREAPSSKIGELVMEKLKSLDDVAYVRFASVYRQFKDVGQFMVELKDILGKEKRPAQKSGGRLAK; encoded by the coding sequence ATGAAATGTCCCTATTGCGGCTATAAAGAAGATAAGGTTGTAGATTCGCGCTCTACCGCAGAGGAATCCGCTGTCCGGCGCAGGCGAGAATGTTTAAAATGCGGCAAGCGGTTTACTACTTACGAATACATTGAAGAGGTTTCCTTATTAGTGATAAAAAAAGACGGCCGGCGAGAGCCCTTTGACCGCAAAAAGCTTTTATCAGGAGTGGCCAAGGCCTGCGAGAAGAGGCCGATTAGCACCGAGAAGATGGAAGAGATTGTGACACTGGTGGAGCGGGCGCTGCAGAAGAAATCCGACCGCGAAGCGCCTTCTTCTAAGATAGGTGAACTGGTTATGGAAAAATTAAAGTCTTTAGACGACGTGGCTTATGTGCGGTTTGCCTCGGTATACAGGCAGTTTAAGGATGTCGGGCAGTTTATGGTAGAGTTAAAAGATATCTTAGGCAAAGAGAAGCGCCCGGCGCAGAAATCCGGCGGCCGTTTGGCTAAATAA
- a CDS encoding cytidine/deoxycytidylate deaminase family protein, with protein sequence MMKKKKKIHTRPSWDEYFLEVAQLVSKRATCLRRYVGAVLVRDKKILATGYNGAPSGLGHCLDIGCLRDKLKIPSGERHELCRGLHAEQNVLLQAALYGVGTKGSTLYITNQPCIICAKMLINAGIKEIVISGDYPDKLAKQFLKEAKIKVRRIKK encoded by the coding sequence ATGATGAAAAAGAAAAAAAAGATACATACACGGCCTAGTTGGGATGAATATTTCTTAGAGGTAGCGCAACTGGTCTCTAAGAGGGCAACCTGCCTGCGGCGTTATGTAGGAGCGGTCCTGGTCAGGGATAAAAAAATACTGGCTACCGGATATAACGGCGCTCCGTCGGGATTAGGGCACTGTTTGGATATCGGCTGCCTGCGCGATAAATTAAAAATTCCGTCGGGAGAACGCCACGAACTCTGCCGCGGGCTGCATGCGGAGCAAAATGTCTTGCTCCAGGCAGCATTATACGGGGTAGGCACAAAAGGCAGCACCCTTTATATCACCAACCAACCCTGTATCATCTGCGCCAAGATGCTCATTAATGCCGGGATCAAAGAGATTGTCATCTCTGGGGATTATCCGGATAAATTAGCCAAGCAGTTCCTAAAAGAGGCGAAGATAAAGGTAAGAAGAATTAAGAAATAA
- a CDS encoding serine hydroxymethyltransferase produces MRHIKTVDPEIYAAIKNEIKRQDDNLELIASENFTSLAVLEAQGSVLTNKYAEGYPRARWYGGCEYVDDAERLAIERAKKLFGAEHVNVQPHSGTQANMAVYFAALELKDTVLAMDLACGGHLSHGHPHNFSGMFYNIVTYGVDKKTEMLDYDNILSLAKKHKPRIILAGASAYPRRMDFKALRKIADKVGAYLFVDMAHIAGLVAAGVHPSPVPYADFVTSTTHKTLRGPRGGFIICKKEFAKKIDMEVFPGIQGGPLMHVIAAKAIAFRQAMTPKFRNYQRQVVKNARELARGLTRRGFRIVSGGTDTHLLLVDLSDKGIIGADASRILEQVNITVNKNLIPFDRKSPATTSGIRLGTAAVTSRGMKESHMRLIARFIHEALEASDDPGKLKAIKKEVLKLTGRFPLYPGLL; encoded by the coding sequence ATGAGACACATAAAAACTGTTGACCCGGAAATTTACGCTGCCATAAAGAACGAGATTAAGAGACAGGACGATAACCTGGAGTTGATTGCTTCTGAGAATTTTACTTCTCTGGCGGTATTGGAAGCCCAGGGTTCGGTCTTGACTAATAAATACGCCGAAGGTTATCCTCGCGCGCGCTGGTATGGTGGTTGCGAATACGTAGATGATGCAGAACGCCTGGCCATTGAGCGGGCCAAGAAATTATTCGGCGCCGAACACGTCAATGTCCAGCCGCATTCAGGCACGCAGGCGAATATGGCCGTATATTTTGCCGCCCTGGAATTAAAAGATACGGTCCTGGCTATGGATTTAGCCTGCGGAGGGCATTTAAGCCACGGCCACCCGCATAATTTTTCCGGGATGTTTTATAACATAGTGACTTACGGGGTAGATAAGAAAACCGAGATGCTGGATTATGATAACATCCTGTCTCTGGCTAAAAAACATAAGCCCAGAATAATTTTAGCCGGTGCTTCTGCCTATCCCAGAAGAATGGATTTTAAGGCCTTGCGTAAAATTGCGGATAAAGTAGGCGCTTATTTATTTGTGGATATGGCGCACATCGCCGGCTTAGTGGCTGCCGGTGTGCACCCTTCGCCGGTCCCTTACGCGGATTTTGTCACCTCTACTACCCATAAGACTTTACGCGGGCCGCGTGGAGGTTTTATCATCTGTAAAAAAGAATTTGCCAAAAAAATTGATATGGAAGTCTTTCCGGGAATCCAGGGCGGGCCTTTGATGCATGTGATTGCCGCCAAGGCCATTGCCTTTCGCCAGGCCATGACTCCTAAATTCAGGAATTACCAGAGGCAGGTAGTGAAAAACGCCCGGGAACTCGCCAGGGGTTTAACCAGGCGTGGTTTTCGGATTGTCTCCGGAGGCACAGATACGCATTTATTGCTCGTAGATTTAAGCGATAAGGGCATTATCGGCGCGGATGCCTCACGGATATTAGAGCAGGTGAATATCACGGTGAATAAAAATCTTATACCTTTTGACAGGAAGAGCCCGGCAACCACCAGCGGCATACGTTTAGGGACTGCTGCCGTAACCAGCCGGGGCATGAAAGAATCCCATATGCGCCTGATAGCGCGGTTTATCCACGAGGCACTTGAAGCTAGCGATGACCCCGGGAAATTAAAAGCCATAAAAAAAGAAGTCCTAAAACTTACCGGGCGCTTTCCTTTATACCCGGGCCTCTTATGA
- the rpiB gene encoding ribose 5-phosphate isomerase B, with translation MKKIIIGSDHGGFRLKEKIRSFLEKKNFQVKDLGAYSIERCDYPPIAYRLAEEVSHGRYKQGILICKTGIGNSIVANRLSGVRAALCYNAKAARLSREHNDSNVLVLGSTFVKTDSAKRILNVWLNTKFSGGRHKRRLDQIKLMERKLRGNKR, from the coding sequence ATGAAGAAAATAATTATTGGTTCTGACCATGGCGGATTTCGCCTCAAAGAAAAGATAAGGTCTTTTCTTGAGAAGAAGAATTTTCAGGTAAAAGACTTAGGTGCCTATTCAATAGAGCGTTGCGATTATCCTCCGATTGCTTACCGCCTGGCAGAAGAGGTCTCGCACGGAAGGTACAAACAAGGCATCCTGATTTGTAAGACCGGCATCGGTAACTCTATTGTGGCAAACAGGCTTTCCGGAGTGCGCGCTGCCTTATGTTATAATGCCAAGGCCGCCCGCCTCTCCCGCGAACACAATGATAGTAATGTTTTAGTTTTAGGCTCTACTTTCGTAAAGACGGATTCAGCCAAAAGAATCCTTAATGTTTGGCTAAATACTAAATTTTCAGGAGGCAGGCACAAGCGGCGCTTGGACCAGATAAAATTAATGGAAAGGAAACTACGGGGTAATAAAAGATGA
- a CDS encoding L-threonylcarbamoyladenylate synthase, translating to MNSTKIVKVDPLNPDENHLQEAAAILAKGGLVVIPTETVYGIAAHMADEQAVKRLYAIKKRPQDKPFSLHIDKKEKIEEFTQDVPALAYKLMAKFWPGPLTLILKAKDKGTIGIRMPDDAVALKVIALSGVPVVCPSANISGGNAPINFPEAIKDLDGLVDFAIDAGHTRLGLESSVVDLTGAQLRILREGAIKKAEIEAALKKKVILFLCTGNSCRSVMAKALLEKKLKEQSRQDIEVLSAGIMAVEGLGATEEVRELMKQEGMDVSAHHSQRVNKEMLARADLILVMERLHEQRILEMAPEAKNKLFLLKEFAKIKDNNLDIADPIGRAPEFYADSLRIIKEAVERVSKLI from the coding sequence CCGATGAGAATCATCTCCAGGAAGCAGCCGCTATCCTGGCAAAAGGGGGCTTAGTGGTTATTCCTACTGAAACAGTCTATGGTATTGCCGCGCATATGGCAGATGAGCAGGCAGTAAAGAGGCTCTATGCCATAAAGAAACGCCCGCAGGATAAGCCTTTTTCTCTGCACATAGATAAAAAAGAAAAAATAGAAGAGTTCACCCAGGATGTACCGGCTTTGGCGTATAAACTTATGGCTAAATTTTGGCCGGGGCCATTGACCCTGATTTTAAAAGCTAAGGATAAAGGCACCATCGGCATACGTATGCCTGATGACGCTGTTGCCTTAAAGGTAATCGCCTTATCCGGGGTCCCTGTAGTCTGTCCGTCGGCAAATATCTCCGGGGGAAACGCGCCTATAAATTTTCCGGAGGCGATAAAAGATTTAGATGGCCTGGTGGATTTTGCCATTGACGCAGGCCATACAAGATTGGGCCTGGAGTCATCAGTTGTAGATTTAACCGGCGCTCAGTTACGGATATTAAGGGAGGGGGCAATAAAAAAAGCAGAGATTGAGGCAGCGTTAAAGAAGAAAGTTATCCTTTTTCTCTGCACAGGAAATTCCTGCCGTTCGGTTATGGCCAAAGCCCTCCTTGAGAAGAAGCTTAAAGAACAAAGCCGCCAGGATATAGAAGTTTTATCCGCGGGGATAATGGCAGTAGAAGGTTTAGGCGCCACAGAAGAAGTCCGGGAGTTGATGAAACAGGAGGGCATGGATGTATCCGCGCATCATTCGCAAAGAGTAAATAAAGAGATGCTCGCCAGGGCTGACCTTATCCTGGTTATGGAGAGGCTGCATGAACAGAGAATCCTGGAAATGGCCCCGGAGGCAAAAAATAAACTGTTTTTATTAAAAGAATTTGCTAAAATAAAAGATAATAACTTGGATATTGCTGACCCTATCGGCAGGGCCCCGGAATTTTATGCCGATTCTTTAAGGATAATAAAAGAGGCCGTAGAAAGGGTGAGTAAATTAATATGA